A single region of the Drosophila takahashii strain IR98-3 E-12201 chromosome 2R, DtakHiC1v2, whole genome shotgun sequence genome encodes:
- the Cirl gene encoding latrophilin Cirl isoform X2: MFPKSLSVLNTRCAHKQSCGVLAATSMFGDPCPGTHKYLEAHYQCISAAQTSTTTNRPSPPPWVLSNGPPIFGNGSGLIHPPGGGGGPPPPPRLPTLPGVVGISGNPGLFNVPPQHTAVTHSTPSSSTTSVGGGRLKGVASSTTTTKHPAGRHDGLPPPPQLHHHHNHHGEETAAPTKPSSKLPAVGNATAPSNTRILTGVGGSGTDDGTLLTTKSSPNRPPGTAASGAAVSGNGSVVRTINNINLNAAGMSGGDDESKLFCGPTHARNLFWNMTRVGDVNVQPCPGGAAGIAKWRCVLMKRMPDSVYDEYDDDPSSTTPSPGGGDCLHNSSSCEPPVSMAYKVNQRLRNFEPTWHPMTPDLTQCRSLWLNNLEMRVNQRDSSLISIANDMSEVTSSKTLYGGDMLVTTKIIQTVSEKMLHDKETFPDQRQREAMIMELLHCVVKTGSNLLDESQLSSWLDLNPEDQMRVATSLLTGLEYNAFLLADTIIRERSVVQKVKNILLSVRVLETKTIQSSVVFPDSDQWPLSSDRIELPRAALIDNSEGGLVRIVFAAFDRLESILKPSYDHFDLKSSRSYAILSNDSDAGAGEMQQRLRILNSKVISASLGKGRHIQLSQPITLTLKHLKTENVTNPTCVFWNYIDHAWSANGCSLESTNRTHSVCSCNHLTNFAILMDVVDEHQHSLFTMFDGNMRVFIYISIAICVVFIVIALLTLKLFNGVFVKSARTSIYTSIYLCLLAIELLFLLGIEQTETSIFCGFITIFLHCAILSGTAWFCYEAFHSYSTLTSDELLLEVDQTPKVNCYYLLSYGLSLSVVAISLVIDPSTYTQNDYCVLMEANALFYASFVVPVLIFFVAAIGYTFLSWIIMCRKSRTGLKTKEHTRLASVRFDIRCSFVFLLLLSAVWCSAYFYLRGAKMDEDSSDVYGYSFICFNTLLGLYIFVFHCIQNEKIRREYRKYVRQHAWLPKCLRCSKTSISSGIVAGNGPTAGTLCSVSTSKKPKLPLGVSEEVHDDPQQQQQGGIPVTEDAIMGASSDCELNEAQQRRTLKSGLMSGTLQAPPQTLGGHVVLERGSTLRSTGHASPTSSAGSTHLIFAHKQQQQQQQQGPLGESYYHQPDYYSWKQPPTGGAGGLKTPREYYNNAGAAASSPQQAHEVFYWTQKPNSGQHGKKKRGAGGVPASPSGSLHSRTAAASQVLFYPSYKKTKPGQAGGYPQYAEALDPPQAPGNAAAYYQQQQQLRRQQQHLQQQQQQLSSDEEQAEQHAHLLHLQRRAGGQQQLPAPPPHMAQYQQEFMQRQYRNKHSNCDLGMGDAYYNQGSVGGADGGPVYEEILSNRNSDAQHYEVGDFDVDEVYNNSVGTGVFNNMRAQVAAGGSRYGGGSLSGGSVSSRSQQQQLQKQQQQQQSLAQQRSARRCTADDDDDDDEDEEEDEEATAAEQLHDSVCDEDEDDESDLEDDAHGLPPQSDERMRRLMAMQDEDFKRRFQRQLRKHGAPIDYGALPPGTAPGAGPHPEHNGAVFGVSGGVGEGSMRGAFRQQQQQQQALNAKSPAGRLAVNELFGNAGPPLPPANQTPAQKRQQLQKLSPQSTTSSSSHTSHSNPNPHPHQLNHPHPHQHPPHHQQRHLSAMLDENNTVRCYLEPLAK, from the exons ATGTTTCCCAAGTCACTCAGCGTACTAAACACAAG ATGTGCCCACAAGCAGAGCTGCGGTGTCCTGGCAGCCACGAGCATGTTCGGGGATCCCTGCCCAGGGACCCACAAATATCTGGAGGCGCATTACCAGTGCATTAGTGCTGCCCAAACGTCGACGACGACCAACAGGCCCAGTCCGCCGCCGTGGGTCCTCAGCAATGGTCCGCCAATCTTTGGCAACGGCAGTGGCCTAATCCATCCGcctggaggcggaggaggaccgccgccaccgccgcgaCTGCCCACGCTGCCCGGAGTGGTGGGAATTAGCGGGAATCCTGGACTGTTCAATGTGCCGCCCCAACACACGGCCGTCACCCACTCGACGCCTTCGAGCAGCACGACATCAGTGGGCGGCGGACGTCTGAAGGGCGTGGCCAGCTCCACGACGACCACCAAGCATCCGGCTGGTCGTCACGATGGACTGCCTCCGCCGCCGCAACTGCACCACCATCACAACCACCACGGCGAAGAGACCGCCGCACCCACCAAGCCGAGCAGTAAGCTTCCAGCAGTCGGCAATGCCACTGCTCCCTCCAATACCCGCATCCTGACGGGAGTGGGAGGATCCGGGACCGATGATGGAACCCTCTTGACCACCAAGAGCTCCCCCAACCGACCGCCCGGCACTGCGGCCAGTGGAGCCGCCGTCTCTGGGAACGGCAGTGTGGTCCGCACCATcaacaatattaatttaaatgcggCCGGAATGTCCGGCGGCGATGATGAGTCCAAGTTGTTCTGCGGCCCCACCCACGCGCGGAATCTCTTCTGGAACATGACCCGTGTGGGCGATGTGAATGTCCAGCCCTGTCCGGGCGGAGCAGCCGGCATAGCCAAGTGGCGTTGCGTGCTGATGAAGCGGATGCCCGACTCCGTTTACGATGAGTACGATGATGATCCCAGCTCCACAACCCCTTCGCCCGGCGGCGGAGACTGCCtgcacaacagcagcagctgcgaGCCGCCGGTGAGCATGGCCTACAAGGTGAACCAGCGATTGCGCAATTTTGAGCCTACCTGGCATCCCATGACTCCGGATCTGACGCAGTGCCGCAGCCTCTGGCTGAACAATCTGGAAATGCGGGTCAATCAGCGCGACTCCTCACTGATCTCCATTGCCAACGATATGTCCGAGGTCACCAGTAGCAAGACGCTCTACGGTGGCGACATGTTGGTCACCACCAAGATTATCCAAACGGTGTCCGAGAAGATGCTGCACGACAAGGAGACCTTCCCGGATCAGCGGCAGCGCGAGGCCATGATCATGGAGCTCTTGCATTGCGTGGTCAAAACGGGCTCCAATCTGCTGGACGAGTCGCAGCTGTCGTCGTGGTTGGATCTCAATCCAGAGGATCAAATGCGCGTGGCCACATCTCTGCTAACTGGCCTGGAGTACAATGCCTTCTTGCTGGCGGACACGATTATCAGGGAGCGCAGTGTGGTGCAGAaggtcaagaatatat taCTCTCCGTTCGAGTGCTGGAAACCAAGACCATCCAGTCCAGCGTTGTCTTCCCCGACTCGGATCAGTGGCCCCTGAGTTCCGACCGCATTGAGCTGCCCAGAGCTGCTCTGATCGACAATAGTGAGGGCGGTCTGGTGCGCATCGTCTTCGCCGCCTTCGATCGTCTGGAGTCCATCCTGAAACCCAGCTACGATCACTTCGATCTGAAGAGTTCTCGCAGCTACG CCATCCTGAGCAACGACAGCGATGCAGGTGCAGGAGAGATGCAGCAGCGGCTCCGCATCCTGAACAGCAAGGTGATCTCCGCCAGCTTGGGCAAGGGGCGGCACATACAGCTCTCCCAGCCCATAACCCTGACCCTGAAGCATCTGAAGACCGAGAATGTGACGAATCCCACCTGCGTGTTCTGGAATTATATTGACCA TGCCTGGTCTGCCAACGGCTGCAGCTTGGAGTCCACGAATCGCACGCACAGCGTCTGCAGCTGCAACCACCTGACCAACTTTGCCATACTCATGGACGTGGTGGACGAGCATCAGCACTCGCTGTTCACCATGTTCGATGGCAACATGCGAGTCTTTATCTACATCAGCATCGCCATCTGTGTGGTGTTCATTGTGATCGCCCTGCTGACGCTGAAGCTCTTCAACGGGGTCTTTGTGAAG TCCGCCCGCACCTCGATCTATACCAGCATTTACCTTTGCCTGCTGGCCATCGAGCTGCTCTTTCTACTGGGCATTGAACAGACCGAAACAAGCATTTTCTGCGGCTTCATAACCATTTTCCTCCACTGTGCCATCCTATCTGGCACTGCCTGGTTCTGCTATGAAG CCTTCCATTCGTACTCCACCCTTACCTCGGATGAGCTCCTGCTGGAGGTGGATCAGACGCCCAAGGTGAACTGCTATTACCTCTTGTCCTACGGATTGTCCTTGAGCGTGGTGGCCATCTCGTTGGTCATCGATCCCAGCACCTACACACAGAACGATTACTGCGTGCTGATGGAGGCGAATGCCCTGTTTTATGCCAGCTTTGTGGTACCGGTGCTCATCTTCTTTGTG GCTGCCATTGGCTATACGTTCCTTTCTTGGATCATCATGTGCCGCAAGAGTCGCACTGGTCTGAAGACCAAAGAGCATACTCGCCTGGCCAGCGTGCG TTTCGACATCCGCTGCTCCTTTGTGTTCCTCCTGCTGCTCAGCGCCGTTTGGTGCTCCGCCTATTTCTACTTGCGAGGTGCCAAAATGGACGAGGACTCGTCTGATGTATATGGCTATAGTTTCATTTGCTTCAACACTCTGCTGGGACTCTATATCTTCGTGTTCCACTGCATCCAGAACGAGAAGATCCGGCGGGAGTATCGCAAGTATGTGAGACAGCACGCCTGGTTGCCCAAATGCCTGCGCTGCTCCAAAACCTCCATTTCCTCGGGCATTGTGGCAGGTAATGGACCCACTGCAGGAACCCTCTGCAGCGTATCCACCTCCAAGAAACCTAAGCTGCCATTGGGAGTTAGCGAGGAGGTGCACGATGatccccagcagcaacagcaggggGGAATCCCTGTCACAGAAGATGCCATAATGGGAGCCAGCTCGGATTGTGAACTAAATGAAGCCCAGCAGAGGAGGACTCTGAAGAGCGGACTGATGTCGGGCACCCTGCAGGCGCCACCGCAGACACTTGGCGGCCATGTGGTGCTCGAAAGGGGAAGCACCCTGCGATCCACCGGCCACGCTTCACCCACCAGTTCTGCTGGATCCACGCACCTGATCTTCGCccacaagcaacaacagcagcagcagcaacaaggaCCTTTGGGCGAGTCGTACTACCACCAGCCGGACTACTACAGCTGGAAGCAGCCACCGACCGGAGGAGCCGGAGGATTGAAGACCCCGCGGGAGTACTACAATAATGCCGGGGCAGCTGCCTCCTCGCCGCAGCAGGCGCACGAGGTATTTTACTGGACACAGAAGCCGAACAGCGGGCAGCATGGCAAGAAGAAGAGGGGCGCCGGCGGGGTTCCCGCCTCGCCGAGTGGATCCCTGCACAGCCGCACGGCCGCCGCCTCCCAGGTGCTCTTCTATCCCTCGTACAAGAAGACCAAGCCCGGCCAGGCGGGCGGCTATCCGCAGTACGCGGAGGCGTTGGATCCACCACAGGCCCCAGGCAATGCGGCTGCctactaccagcagcagcagcagttgcgtcgtcagcagcaacatctccagcagcagcagcagcaactctcCTCGGATGAGGAGCAGGCCGAGCAACACGCTCACCTGTTGCACCTGCAACGACGTGctggtggccagcagcagctcccCGCTCCACCGCCGCACATGGCGCAGTACCAGCAGGAGTTCATGCAGCGCCAGTATAGAAATAAGCATTCCAACTGTGATCTTGGCATGGGCGATGCCTACTACAACCAGGGCAGCGTGGGCGGCGCGGACGGGGGGCCTGTGTACGAGGAGATCCTGAGCAACCGCAACTCGGATGCGCAGCACTACGAGGTGGGTGACTTCGATGTGGACGAGGTGTACAACAACAGCGTTGGCACCGGCGTCTTCAACAACATGCGAGCGCAGGTGGCCGCCGGCGGGAGTCGGTATGGCGGCGGTAGCCTCAGCGGCGGCAGCGTCTCGTCCAGgagccaacagcagcagctccagaagcagcagcagcaacaacagtcgCTGGCCCAGCAAAGATCGGCTCGACGCTGCACGGCagatgatgacgacgacgacgacgaggacgaggaggaggatgaggaggcaACGGCCGCGGAGCAATTGCACGACAGCGTCTgtgatgaggatgaggacgaCGAGAGCGACTTGGAGGACGATGCTCATGGATTGCCACCCCAGAGCGATGAGCGGATGCGTCGCCTGATGGCAATGCAGGACGAGGACTTTAAGCGGCGGTTTCA ACGTCAGCTGCGCAAACATGGAGCGCCCATTGACTACGGGGCCTTGCCGCCGGGAACGGCGCCAGGAGCAGGTCCGCACCCCGAGCACAACGGTGCGGTTTTTGGGGTTAGCGGCGGCGTTGGTGAGGGCTCCATGCGTGGCGCATTccggcaacagcagcagcagcagcaagcaCTGAATGCCAAGTCGCCAGCCGGTCGTCTTGCGGTGAACGAGCTGTTCGGCAACGCCGGACCACCGCTGCCGCCGGCCAATCAGACGCCCGCGCAGAAGCGTCAGCAGCTACAGAAACTGTCACCACAGTCCACCACATCATCGTCGTCGCATACATCACACAGCAACCCCAATCCGCATCCCCACCAGCTTAACCATCCGCATCCCCATCAGCATCCCCCGCACCACCAGCAGCGCCACCTGTCGGCCATGCTCGATGAGAACAACACGGTGCGGTGCTATCTGGAACCACTGGCCAAGTGA